The DNA sequence tgggccatcaaatcttgggcaaagtatggactatcatatattgctggaaagcccaggatgtctactttccaacgccgttgagagcgcgccaattgggcttctgtagctccagaaaatccacttcgagtgcaggaaggtcagaatccaacagcatctgcagtccttttcagtctctgagtcagatttttgctcaggtccctcaatttaagccagaaaatacctgaaatcacagaaaaacacacaaactcatagtaaagtctagaaaagtgaattttaactaaaaactaataaaaatatactaaaaactaactaaatcctactgaaaacatactaaaaacaatgccaaaaagcgtataaattatccgctcatcacaacaccaaacttaaattgatgcttgtcctcaagcaactgaaaatcaaataagataaaaagaagagaatatactatacaCTACAAGAAACGTGGGATTTAGCAGCCAAAGATTGTCGGCTGTTGTCCCAAACCGCTGCAGCTTCATTGAATTGATGCGGTTCCTGGTGCGTAATTAAGCTCCGCTCCAATTGTTCTGACCTGAGGCGGTTTTGGCATTCACCGCATCAAATAACCCTGGGGAAGAGGGGTTTTGTTTCCCTAAGATACCCAAAGAAAAATTTAGTAACCATAACACTTCAGTCTTTGGCGCGAGAACCCCACCAGCGCAAAGGTGAGTCAAGCACTGGTCTCCTCCTCCACCGTCGTGGCTCTTCCCTCTGTCAATTCCAGCTTGCACGTCCGCTTCATCGTTCTTCCCGGTCACCAGTCTCCTCCCTTAGCCATGTAGCTCCCGTGCGCGAAGGTAAAGTGGAAGGGGTCCGAGTCTTCTCCTTCTGCCGTGCATGTCCGTGACGTCGTCGGCGTCCTCCTCAGCCATCCGTCCCTGTGTCATCGTCGGCAGCCTTCTCCTCTTGCCCTGTTGTGCGTTGTCGATCGCAAGAGACTCCCCTCTCAGTCGTATGTTCCCCTCCATTCTCCCAATTTAATTTTGGTGGCTGTTGGTAAATTAATCTTGCATCTGATCCTTGTGACTTCTGATTTAATTTGTCCCCAATTTAATTTTGGTGGCTGTTGGCCAAATTTTTCTTCCCCAATTTAATAGCGGACAGGGAAGGGAGTGACCGCGGCGACGGATAAAGGGCGCGTGCCCGACTGAAGAAATCGGTTGTGGCTCCGTGAACGACAAGCGGCGGCCGCGGTAATCGGAGGTGGCAGATCCTCTCCTTAGTTCCCTTGGTCTGTACTCTCCGTCTCTCTCTTCCTGTAcattttgctttttttttcggtATTAAAAGGATAAGTAAAGAAGCTGTTGTTGAACTTAGTTTTAGGGTTTTGGATTACTAGAATTGTGCTGATCTTTGCAATGAAATGGTAAAGCTGAACCTAGACTTGATGAAGTGAAGATGATGATTTGTGTGTGAGTtgaaactaattaattaattatgggtAAATGGTTAGAGTCTGTTCCATAATGTGTCATCATATTTGATTAAATGCTTCCATTTTGCTTCATTTTGATATGATCACTTACTTGATTTGGTTTGATTCACCTATTTATTACCACTTTGAGCTgaattattattactattgAATATCTCTGAAGATGACATAGATACTAAGAAATTTATCTTCTGATTAGGAGCCTCAACATTTTGATTCATTTTCTTGGTTTGGAACATTTATATGTATCAATTCATCCATATCACCTCAAAGGAAACTTTACTCTGTTCTGTACTTGATAAAATATAAACTTATAAGGGACCTTCTTGGGTCAGGGATTAGGGATACTGACAAGGATGATTAGGGCAATTGCCAGTTTCATGCAGTAATATTCCCAGATTGAGAAGTTttcttagttttcaaaaaaacaACTTTGAGAATaggaaatttttaaaaacatagAATATTGCTGCAGCTCATTCAAAACTAAATGTAATAAAGAAATGCTTTGGATAGTTATGTTTTTAATTGATGCATCAGTATGAAGTTTAAAAGAATGAAAATTCTTCCCAAACAGATTTTTATGTGCTTGTCAAGCATAAATCCAAAGTTGATTATTGTTCTTTAGGGTATTCCATTCTCAAACTGAGTACTAGAATATATGAGActtttttggtgtgtgtttcaAGGTTTGGAATTTTAACACAAGAAGTTAGAGCCAAGGATGTCTCTTCGTATAAAGGCTGTGGTAGATAAGTTTGTTCAAGAGTTGAAAGAAGCATTAGATGCTGATATTCAAGATAGGATCATGAAGGAGAGAGAGATGCAAAGTTATATTGAAGAGCGTGAGCATGAAGTAGCAGAGTGTGAAGCTGCATGGAAGGCTAAACTTTCTCGTCATGAGGTATCCATTTCTCTAAAATTTATAATGTTTGTAGTGGGTTTTGCTACAAATCACTCTCATGATTAATCATATATCCTTGTATGATCATATGGATATATTTAAAATGTTAAAGGAATTAGAGAAAGGAGAAAGCAGTAGCAATCTAGCAATGCTAGTGTCACTTGACTTTTGATGATTATCCTTTGTTCCCCTGTTTCAATTTTGAAGAGGTAAGGgtttaaatttaaacttttcACTTCCTTTGTTTAGCCTCTAAAAATTTATCTCGCAAACATGCCCTTTTTTCACCTGATGTTATCACTGTCGATAATCAAACTGAGGATGCAGCAAAAGAAGGTAGCAATTCAGGTTCTTCATCTTCGATGATCCATGGTGCAAATGAGAATAAAGCAAATTGGAGAACTGAGAGTGGCTCTTGTCTATCTCCTCGGCCAGATTACCAACAAAAGAAGGCAAGGCTCCTTTTCATGCAAGAGGAGGTTGGTTTTTACTTCCTTTAACATGATTAGTTAATTTAGGATTAGTTATATGTTGATTCTAGTCTTAATTTGATTTGGTTAATATTATCTGCTATTGTTAGTTGAGTTAAGGTTAAAATTAGTGTTAGTTTATACATAATTAAACATGCTGTTaagagcttcttgagtttgaatttcaatttgtttggATTGATTGATTGATATTTTGCTGAGTCCCTGTGAAATGCTGCTGATTTTTCATGTAATTGGTGTTGAATTTTGATTTGGTGTTGCAAAGAATGCTTGTTAGtgttattttgtgttatttATGCTTTTGCATGCCAAGTGTTCGACAATATGCCAAGTGTTTTCAATATGCTTCACAATATGCTCTTTTGTTGGAAACTTTCAGCACATAAAGTTTGATATGTATATAAAAGTCATTTAATTGAATAGAATAAACGTATGAAGATCAAAGTGGTTTAGGAgtgtaatttaattttctctatGTTTTGTATCTTTGAAGTGACTGGACTGCTAAATTGGATTAGTATTTCATTCTCTATTTTCACTGCTAGGCTTGCTCCTAGTTCATAGAACAGTTGCTTTATGTTGTGGCACATGCAACATGAACTCTCTGAAATATACTACTGCCTTCTTTAATGCCAAACCCCTTACTCTatccattatatatatatatatatatatatatatatatatatatatatatatatatatatatatatatatatatatatatattgcttGTGTTGTTGTAAGTGTTTTGGTGgattgttttatattttattttactattagTAAGTATAGTAGTTAATGGAGAGCAAAGAAGAAAAGGCCTAATTAAAATCTAAAATCCGTTTGTGGTCtacatttaattaatttgaacaTATGATCAATTTACCTTTCTAGTAGGACACCCCTCACCCTCAAACTAAAAGACTATAAAATCAAATGagtttcttttgaattttttacaATGTAACCGTTCTTGTCTCAATCAAAGTAATGTAGCAGATCTGGTCATTTAAACAAATTACATAATGGATAATATGAATCTTCCTATCTCTTTCATGCACAGACCACACTTAGTTGTAGTAGGACATCATTGTTCTCTGTTTTCAAACTATAAAATGGCATTATATAAATAGAAGCAATTTGAATATTTACTTTTTCTAGTTTTATATATGTTATATGCTTTATTATATAGAACAAAATTTTGATCTTTTCAATTGTCATTGTGATCGTGCTAGCACAAAAAGCATGAATAAATAATTATGTTCTTGTTAAGGATTTGAATGTACTTGTTGATCAACTTATactactatttttatttattatgtgcTTTGTAGTGAAGTTTTTAGTTAGAAAGCTTATATTtgataatatatacatataaatgtGCAGCAGAATCtgttcattattttttatggttctaaaaatagaagaagaggacACAAAATTCAGGTAGATATTCAGGTAGTAGATCAACAAGATAGAAACAtacttctattttaattttttttattctttttggaaaaggagaagaaggaatTAAATATTATCATTCATGGTGTGGAATAAGGCGATTAGATAGAAcatataattttgaattttatttctATCTAATTTAGCAGTTGTTAAACAAATTGGTGGTGCTAGGCGGATTGTAATCGACTCCTGCCTTCCATATCCCTCCTGTTAAACAAACTATTAAGCAAAATCTCTATACTTTTGATCAAGCAATTCAGGTGAAATTCTTATGTTTGTgttgaataataatataatatattgttTACATATCTTTCCTCTGCTCTGCTTCTTTTTGTATAATGAATTAAGAATACATTTAAGAGGCATTAATAGGAGAATTTGCTTTcagtttttattatatattaaaattcaaGGGCTGTAATGAAAATAGCTTCTGCATTGAAGTTCAAATTGGCATTATATACTTAACTATATATAAGGCAAATATTGCATGGGTGACTCCCAgtaaagagaaaagaaaagaaaagatattgTACGAAGTGAACGTGTTTCATCGTTTAGCttcttgtttttttatttattttcatgtGATGTGCAGCATTGTCATTGTGAGTAATCACAGTTTTATATTAGTTAGTTAATCTttactgttttttattttgttttttgtaAGATAAGTTTGTGATGTATCTATATATATCATCACTGCTACTCATACTAATAAGAACATTAATAATACACTTCATTTCATGCAATCTAGCTTAGTCTCATCTTCTCTACTCACTAATTCTCTGATTTCATATCATCACAGcaatttttttgatattttagtgTTCTAACATtgcaaaatttttcattttgctTATGGCAGATATATGCAGTGTCTTTCACCATTCGTATTGTGGTAAGTGTAGAAAATAGGTGAACAACCAAGAATTAACATACTTAATTAAATAGttcatataattttatttgatcTACTTTTTATTTTGTAGTTTGATTTCATGTTTATTGCATTGATTTGGAAGTTTGATTTTGCACCCTTTATGATGTTGATCATTGCCATACTAAATAATGGTAAGATAATATTGTGCTGAATGACCTTCATATAGTTTGCTTGGACTGTTGTGTGATTTTTCAATGATATTTTCCTTCACCATTATCCCTTTAGGTACCATTATGACAATATCCAAGGATAGAGTGAAACCATTCCCACAACTTGATAGCTGGAAATTGAGGAGATATTTGCTACTGGTATTGGATTGTTGTGTGATTTTTCTGGCTTATGAAGGACACTGACTTCTTCTCGGTAATCAATTTAATTTCACTTTTCTTTCAGTATATTTGGTTGTATGTAGAAACCAGTAGGGATGAGCtctattataaatttatacatTAGATTCATCTATGAAAAGTTTACATGTTATCACCTACTAGTGGAAATTGTGACCGTATATGCTAACTGGAGCTTTGCAAGAATCAAGGAAATGGGATGGGATTAGACTGGTGTAATATGGCTCTACAGTTTAGTGACCTATGTGCCTTTTGATTTGCTTAAATTTGTGATTATATATCTATCTATTGTTTATTTAgtgttttttatattaatatctttaataaatatgatgtaaagaaaATAGGTTATAGTAAAGAGAAATGGTATAAACCATTCGAGTAGTTAATCAGCTTTTTTTTAAGCTCTTGTATGAAATTGTGGAGGTTTAAAACCgtcacattttaaaaaaaaaatctgcaTAAATTTGCGGCGGTTTTAAAACCGCcgcaaattttttttaaattcattgaCCAAAATAGCGGCGGCTCTGTGACCGCTGCAAAATCAATTATCTGATTTGTAGCGGTTGTGCCAGCGGTTCATTCAAACCGTCGCAAAATCAAATTACAACCCCCTAATATGCGACGCTTGTAGAACCGCTGGAATTTTGTTTTGCGGCGGTTTTAAACCGCCGCAAATACATAAAAAAACCGCCACTGTTCGGCGTGTCTCTTGTAGTGATAGattccaaattatcaatgaaacttagctccaaattagatgagcgggactagtagctttttgtctccgaacagttttggcatctcactttatcctttgaaattcagaatgattggcttctttaggaactcagaatccagatagtgttattgattctcctagttaagtatgatgattcttgaacacagctacttattgagtcttggccgtggcccaaagcactctgtcttccagtattaccaccggatacatacatgccacagacacataattgggtgaaccttctcagattgtgacttagctttgctagagtccccaattagaggtgtccagggttcttaagcacactctttttgccttggatcacaactttatttccttctttttttttctttctttttttttcgtctctttttttttctttttttttttcgcttcttctccccttttttttgtattcactcctttttcttgcttcaagaatcatttttatgatttttcagatcctcagtaacatgtctcctttttcattattctttcaagagccaacattcatgaaccacaaattcaaaagatatatgcactgttcaagcatacattcagaaaacaaaaagtattgtcaccacatcaaactaattaagctagttttaaagatgaattcgaaatcttgtactttttgttcttttgtgataaaaacagttttcatttaagaaaggtgatggattcataggacattcataactttaaggcatagacactaagacattaatgatcataagacacaaacatagacaaacataagcatgaaaatttcgaaaaaaaacagaaaaataaataacaaggagattaaagaacgggtccaccttagtgatggcggcttgttcttcctcttgaaggtcttatggagtgcttgagctcctcaatgtctcttccttgtctttgttgctcctctctcatgattctttgatcttctctaatttcatggaggaggatggaatgttcttggtgctccacccttagttgtcccatgttggaactcaattctcctagggaggtattaatttactcccaatagtcttgtggaggaaagtgcatcccttgaggcatctcagggatttcatgatgagtggggtctcttgtttgctccatccttttcttagtgatgggcttgtcctcatcaatgaggatgtctccttctatgtcaactcctactgaataacagaggtgacaaatgaggacttgaggtcatgccttcttagttgaaccggtttccctcttgaatctctcttccattgggcgccctcttcacagatgtctatgaggacttggtccaacctttgatcaaggttgacccttcttcatggccacaacttcatagaagtggtcttgatgcacccttgagatgaatctctccatctcccatgactcggaggtgaaagcttttgccttccctttcctctttctagaggtttctccggccttggatgccataaatggttatggaaaaacaaaaagcaacacttttaccacaccaaacttaaaaggtttgctcgtcctcgagcaaaagaagaaagaagagagtagaacaAGAAGAAATTGAGGAGAGGATGAGGCTTATGTTTCggccaaaatgggaagaagtagtgtttagtgtgtgtgaaaatgaaagagTGAGGATgagtttatataggggtgaggggaggggtagggttcggccattaagggtgggtttgggagggaaagtcgtttaaattttgaatggtgaggtaggtggggttttatgaaggatggatatgagtggtgaagagaaagatgggatttgataggtgaagggtttttggggaagagtggttgaggtagTTGGTGAATggatgaagaagagagagggtggtggggttggtggggatcctgtggggtccacagatcctgaggtgtcaaggaaaaatcatccctacaccaaatggcatgcaaaaacgcgttttgagccaattctggcgttaaacgccgggctggtgcccatttctggcatttaacgccaggttcttgccctttcctggcgtttaacgccagtctggtgcccctttctggcgttaaacgcccagaatggtgccagactgggcgttaa is a window from the Arachis stenosperma cultivar V10309 chromosome 3, arast.V10309.gnm1.PFL2, whole genome shotgun sequence genome containing:
- the LOC130966411 gene encoding ATPase 5, plasma membrane-type-like, with translation MPFFHLMLSLSIIKLRMQQKKVAIQIYAVSFTIRIVFDFMFIALIWKFDFAPFMMLIIAILNNGTIMTISKDRVKPFPQLDSWKLRRYLLLKPVGMSSIINLYIRFIYEKFTCYHLLVEIVTVYANWSFARIKEMGWD